A window of Flavobacterium psychrophilum genomic DNA:
GCAAAATCGCCACCATCAGCAATATAGATTTTACCATCATTTACGTTAAATCCGTACATAGCACCCCACTGAGAAGTTGACTCATAAGAGAATAATGGCGCAGTAGGAACCGTAGTAGCATTTTTGTCCATTACGTAAACAGCTGTATCGTTTGTAAAATAGATCTTGTCATCTTCTACCGTAAGGTGAGAAGAACCGGCAAGGTTGGTTGGTAATGCAATAGTACCTGCTAATGTATTGTTAGAAAGGTTAATTTTAAAGATGTTCTCAAAACCAAGAACGTAAAGTATACCGTCTTCTTCCTCGAAAGAATTTGGAGAATCACCAAGCTCAATAACTTTTTCCACTGTGTTATTAGCAGGGTTAAATACAGTAACAGAAGTACCGTCACCATAGTATCCGTTAGCAATATATAGTTTTCCGTTCTCCTCAATAACTTTTTCAGACCAGTTGTTAAGTGCTACTTTTGTAGTAGTATAGTCTGTAAGGTTAATTACAGTAAAGAAATCGTCTGCTCCTGTGCTGTAGTCAGCATAGTTAGTAATGTATGCTTTGTTACCAACAACAGCTCCAAATCTTGGATTGTCAAAATTAGTATCAACATTAGCAATGCTTTTAAAAGAGTAACGGTCTACAATAGTAACCTTGTTAGCCTGTCCTGAAATGATAAAAATCCTGCTATCATCCATAAACATACTCTGAAGATAAGAACCGGTTCCTATAGCTGAAGGATTTTCAAGCGTAAATACATCTTCTACAATAGTACCATTATCTCCGATGAATGTTACAGATGCACTTGATGGGTTACCGTTACCTTCGTTAAGTACAAAAGTACCATTGTCATAAGTACCTTGAGATTTGTTGCCATCATTGTCGTCGTCGCTACAAGAAACGAAAAATACCGATCCTGCAACCAAAGCTAAAAATAGTCTAGTTAGTTTCATTTATTAAAAATTTAGGGTTAAATACACATTATAATTTCTTCCCGGCAGCGGCCTGCTGTCCACACTTTCATACTCTTTATTCAGGACATTAAGCACCTGTACGCCAAGGCTTGCAACATCATTTTTACCAAAACTGTATTCAAGGCCTGCATTACCAACAGTGTAGCTGTCAATGTTATATCGGGAATCGTTGTCAGACCGGGTAAATACCTCTCCGTTATATAAGAACTGGTAGTAAGCCGTAATTTTTTTATATCCGTAAGATAATGCTGCTGTAGCCTTATGGTACGGTACATAAATAAGCTGCATGCCCGAATCTTCATTTTCAGATACCGTATAGCCATACGTACCATTAATTCCCAGCTCATGATCGCCAAACCTTCTTTTATAATTTAGTAAAGCTTCCAGCCCATAGGTTTTAACCCTGTCTGTATTTACCGGCCTCCATACACCACCCGTTGATGGCAGCCATCGAAGCATGTCTTTCAGTTTTATGTAATAGCCGGTAATCGAAAGCGTTGCGCCTTTATACGCAAATTCGTTACCTATCTCTCCCTGCCATGACGATTCAGGCTTTAGGTCTGTGTTACCACTGCCTACCCAGTAAAGGTCATTAAACGTAGGTATCCTGAAATTTTTAGAGGCATTAAGCTTTAGAGTGTAAAATGAAAAAGGTTTGTATCTGGCACCTGCCGAAAATAAAACCGGACTTTCATAATTAGAGGTTATTTCTTTTCGAACTCCTGCTTCATATGAAAGCTTATTTGTCACCTGATGCTTAAGCAGAAGGCTTGCCGCGCCAATTTGCCTGTCTTTGCCTTCAATATCGCTACCAAAACCCTTATTATTCATAAAATCCAGGACAGCGTTTACTACAAATCCGTTACCTGCATTAAAGGCAAGATCGTATTTACCAATTATAGATTCTACCCTTCCATACGTATGGTTTTCGTTATCTATATTGGCGTAATATTTATATTGCTCTTTTAAGTAGGCCGCTTTAAGCTTAGATGTGAATTTGCCGTAGGCACCGTCCCATTCCAACATATTACGGGTATTGGTGTCCTGATATTTAGTTTTTACCTCTGATGGAAATATCAGCGAAAAATGCCTCTCTCCATCAAAAAAGTAACTGTAAAACTTTAGGGTATTATTGTCGTTGAGCTTGTAACCAACAGCCACATTCATACTGTTATTATAAAACTGCCCGTTTAAATTTTCCCCTTTTCCGTTACTATACTCATAGTCATTA
This region includes:
- a CDS encoding TonB-dependent receptor; the encoded protein is MTLRKFILPLLLLLCQLAVAQTDTITLKEVIVSDTQLRDYSASQSVLKLNDSIINKNASSLTSLLNYNSVIYFKENGLGMVSSPSFRGTTAQQTAVLWNGININSQLLGQTDFNTLTTRDFSSISVKAGGGSVIYGTSAIGGSIHLNNDISFGEKFNNTLKLNYGSFNTKGLHYKADVASDVFTASVSLTRNSSDNDYEYSNGKGENLNGQFYNNSMNVAVGYKLNDNNTLKFYSYFFDGERHFSLIFPSEVKTKYQDTNTRNMLEWDGAYGKFTSKLKAAYLKEQYKYYANIDNENHTYGRVESIIGKYDLAFNAGNGFVVNAVLDFMNNKGFGSDIEGKDRQIGAASLLLKHQVTNKLSYEAGVRKEITSNYESPVLFSAGARYKPFSFYTLKLNASKNFRIPTFNDLYWVGSGNTDLKPESSWQGEIGNEFAYKGATLSITGYYIKLKDMLRWLPSTGGVWRPVNTDRVKTYGLEALLNYKRRFGDHELGINGTYGYTVSENEDSGMQLIYVPYHKATAALSYGYKKITAYYQFLYNGEVFTRSDNDSRYNIDSYTVGNAGLEYSFGKNDVASLGVQVLNVLNKEYESVDSRPLPGRNYNVYLTLNF